The genome window CTGACTACAAACTTCTAGATACTCACGTCTCCATTGTTTGTCAACTTGAACTCCACAGTCTTGATTTCCCACTGTGAGGAGGAACTCTTAGATAAACTCAGTGCTCAACTCAACCATCCATTTAAATGCCAGATAATAGATTGTTTTGCTGCTTCCTGTGGCCTTTTATTTCCACCCTTTTGATTAGAAACACTTTATTAGGCTAATTAAGTACTGTGAAGCCTAGATGAAAGATTTTTTAGAAGTGCAGATTTCTGCTAGTActtcagcaagagaaaaatatgatgacaaaaacacagcacactgacaagtaatttgaaaaaggaataaaaaataatgtaaaatacttTGCTCTTGCTTCAAATCCTGAACTTTAAACACATCTGACTCCATATATGTACAAAGCAGATTGATAGCTGTCACACAATTTTACCTTGGTATTATTATTGTCATCTATAACATACCTGTGTGCTCAGGTCCAACCAGGCTATCCTAAATCCAGAGCTctattaaagaagaaaagagaagccaAACTGGGTTTCTATCCAAGTTCAGTAcctttaaattaataaattagcCCTTTAGTGGGTAATCAAGTAAACAGCTGAAACAGTAAAAACCAAGCAACCCTCAGGCTCTGAGAAAGAACTGCAATATCTCAGCTGCCTGAGAGAAAGAATTTACCCTAATGATTTCTTCACTTCACCTCTTTGCTGAATGTAAAGCTCATTATCCAGGCTTTTGCTTATCTGCTCCAGCCAATCTTAAGGCTAAATTACACAGCTGTTGTGGGCCAAAGCAGACCTTATTAGGTGGTCTCTACTTGATCAGATGATGAGTAAGTTAACCAACCTGAGAGAAGTAATTTATACTAAATAAAGCTACTCTATGCACTTTAGAAGTTCacttctgaatttcttttccctgaacTCTAGTCCAGTAATTTTAAGTGAACAAATCCTTAAAGACatcaatgaaaatataaaatattagtCAATCTTTTGAAATAGGGAGAAAGTGTTTGTTATGAATGTAAGTTCATCTTCAATCTAATTCATATACCTTAAATATAAGTTAGAAGAATTCTGAGCCTAAGAAAACTTAGGTCTACAGACCTCAATCTGTGAATAATGATGCAAACCCAACCAAGCTAATTAATCATTTTATACTCCATGCAGCAATGAAAATAGAAAGGAGTTGCATTACATATACTTTACCAGATTCTATGTTACAGAGTCCTCAAGTGTATCACATTAGATAAAACTTTGGCACTAGTTAGACTTTAATTCTACTTAAGTAGAATTTTAGCGTAAGTTGGAAAGTGAATGAGTAACCTTACCAAGCACATTTGACTGCTATATGTAAACGTGTCTTACAGTTCCTTTTAGGtaaagaacagaaattcttCACTCCAAGTTTTTATTATAGTCTGTGGCACACATTTTGacacttttcatttctgtaatttttagcATTCCTCTTGTACTATTTCTTGGTGATAAAAACAGCTAATGTATTTCCTTTTTAGTTCATCTTTTTCCACAATACCTATATTTTAGCAGTGGTTTGATGAACGAAAGATACTGCTGCTCTTATTAATCCCTGTCTTTCCTTACAAGTAATCtcatttatatttctttgtaAGATTACACCAGGTGCCTACAGTCACCCTTAACATGAACAGGATTTGGTGGCAtacaacacagaaaaagagattaCTTCATACTACTGCAcaattacttaaaaatatatttacatgccagcaaaattgcttttttttaataaaaagagaaaCGTTGATTTAATCTGTTAGGAGGACATCCTATGGCTTGTTGGGAACTTTTATATTCTGCATGTTTTACACCTGGTTTTCCTATGTATGGAGAATTTATATTGCTGTATTCTCCCTTCCCCTTGTTTAAATTACTTTATATCTCACTTTTAAAAGAAGTAGGCATTTCTTTCAAAGAGGCTATTGAAACACAATAAAGACATTCATCACctatttctgttgaaaaaaaaatcatgctaaTGCTTGAATATGCAAGTTTAGTTTTGGAAAGTACTACAGCAAGTACACTttgataaatataaaaaaaaaataaaaattgagagAACTATGCACTACTGAAGGGCAGTTTTTATACTGCTGTGTTGGTTTCCAGGTCTTAAGATTAGGAACTGCACTTGGAGTTGTGCTCTCTGCTCTAGAAGTACCAAACAGCATTGCAGTGTTTTCccaaatttgcttttttgtaGCAATTTGGAAGGCAATTTTGTTATTTGATAAGATGTCCATCACTAAATTCATCTGAACACACATACAGGCACCCCtcccaaacacacaaacacacacatacacacattgATCTTACAAAAGTCTCATTTTCCTTAAGCAAGTAATCACAACACTGAAAATACTCTCCAATGTGTTCACTGATTTTCTTAAATGATTTGTCACCACTCTGCCACTCAAGGGAGATGGTTATTTCactcttctgagaagctaacTATGTTCAAAAGCAGCTAGATGAGGATGGTGATGTGATAtaaattccaaaagaaaaatgcattgtccATCCATATAGCCGTCCATCCTGAGAAACTTCCACTGCCAAATTCTTGCTATTTCCCATTGGTCATGGGGTTCCCATCAATAAATAGAAGGTCAGTGCAACAATGAGGAGCAAGCAGAATGGAGAGGAGAAGGTCTGATAGGCAGCCGAAGGCATGAAAATATCTTCGTACTTGTAAATGCTGACAACACGCTCTGACACGGGTGGAGAGTCGATATCATGACGAGTTATAGAACCTTTAGCAGGtaagagcagaaagaaataaCGTCAGATGCAATTTTTTCTATAACTCTGCTGAGGAAACAGGCAGGCAGGTAATTTTCAAACCTATGGAAGCCTGCAATATTACACTGTCAGGGAGTACAAATGAAATTCAAGTAAACAACAAACATCTTTCAAATGAATTAAGAACTTCTAGTTATGAAATTCTTCTAAATTCAGCTTTAAGAAATGGGGATAGTAGATATATAGCCAGGAAAACAAGACATGTcctgtctttcttttttaagactCATGCTGCCAGAATTttagttcttaaaaaaaaaaaaaaggtggggagAGGGTGTGTCTAGTAAGAATCATGTAATTGAAAGACATTCATCAATTTTGGCACTTCAACTCAGTTGGTGAGATCAACTCACCCTGGATTGCTGGGCCCCAAGCAAACAGGTAATACCAACTCAAGTGCAAATCCACGATGGTTTCTTCTCGGGGAACATAGACAGGACGCTTGAATCGACACGTTACACGGTTGTTTTCAAAAACCCCCTCCTCATCTCTAGCAGGATTTCTCTGGATTTCTTTAGCCCACTGACCAACATTATAGAAGTGCTGTATTCGGACTCTTCCGTTATCATCATGAACACAAGCCATGACATCATCGCCTCCCtacaaggttaaaaaaaaatcgaagatggaaaacaaaagggTCATTAAAAACTTCCTCATTtatgtatataattttaattattcaaaGCTAATCAAGACCTGCGAtgctctttccttctttccaagTTACATATACACAAATATTAGTATCCCTAATCAGGTGTCTTCAGTAAGATTGAAAAGCACGTTAAGTGGGTAGCAATAACTACATACTGTTACTACCTGTGAATTCTCTTTTGGATCTTTCTAGGAGTTATTTTACTTAACATATATTTGTAGAATATGATATCACTCTGACATCACATAATTAATTGATCCATGGAAGGCtgctttcttttgttatttGTGAAGTTCTGGCATACTGCTTCATAAAGTGTTGCAGTCTTGAATCCCTGATGTGTACAAAATCCACTGCATCAAATCATGGACATAAAACCAATAAACTTTAGTGAGACAGAGGAAACAAACCTACTACATATGAGAAAATAATAGCATTGATTACAGTAAGTGTTTTCTTATCTCTTCTCATGTTCACTTAGGGAACATCATTTCTCATATCTCTTTTTTCTTATAAGAAATGTTGTAATAACAGAATACAGTATACCACaagatacaaagaaaaaaagtaatcaaTATATGCTTCTTCACTTAGCATAAGCAGCCACCAAAGAACCAAGAGACAGAAGGGAGAAGGAGCCACTTATTTGTAGAGGTGATTCATGGAAATACTAAAGCAGTTGCTGGAGTAGTTACTCAAGGTGACTGACAAAGTTCCTGGGATGAGCAGGAACTTCAGGAGTACTACCTCATAGAAGCCTTAGCACCAAGAGCCATCAGAGCACTATCCAAGCTGGATGAGTGCCACAGCTATCAGTGCTGTATTAAACACAGGCCCTACTCCTCCCATATCTTTCTGATATGTCATACTGATGAAAGACATGATGCTTGCTACTGTGATCATCCCTTAGTTCTTTATtacagggaaaagagagggaaagggtGCATTTCAGAACTATGGGAATATTGCAATGTGCATTTGTAAAAGATATGCAAGAAGTGGGTGGAAAGAGGAGACAACTAGGTAAACCATATGCTTGAACAGTTTCTGCACCTTGGTGCTGCTGCAAACCTTTCCAGCCTCTGTCTTGAGACTACCACTGCTCTCCATAACTTATTTCCCAAGTTTAACTTCTATATATCTAAGCACAAATCCCTCATCCTTAAGTACAAAGAGGCAAAAATAAAGGTGTTTTTacactgaaggaagaaaactaaagaggaaataaaaaggcattttgaatCTCAGTTAACAGAATGACATTTTGAAATCTTGCTGAGGCACAAAAGCCTGAAAGTGGAAAAGCATAATGTTATTTGAGACAAAGAAATAGGTCataagactttaaaaaaatctattgagGACAcgaaataggttttttttttccttaatttctgaAACTATCCAGGCCACACCATTTTGATCAGGGCCTCCAAAGCACAGCCCATTTCTCAGAGCTAAGCTGTTTTGACCCAGAGCCATTTTATCATCAAAGCCTGTGCATCCCAGGACACCAAAACATCCTGGAAGTTATGAAAAAGATGAAGTCAGCAGGAGAGCCAGACAGGAAGAGAGAGGCTAGCTGGTTTAGCCCAGCTGACTTATGGGCATTATATGATATGTGGAGCAAATTTGGAAGCAAAACCTTTTACTTTAcaattcttttattctttttaccAGAAGCTCAGACTTAACCTGCTGCTTGCTGTGCCTGCTTTCCAAGTGGCTGATGAGAGGAGTGCAGTGGGACCCTGGGGTCCACTGCAGGTACCTCAGAGGTACAAACTGGAAACACAATCTGATAGTTTGGGGACAAATACTTAgaggtgctgagctgctttgaAAACCCTGTTGAGTACCTGCATTGGCAAGCTTCTAAACTCTTCTCAAAATGTGGCTATAAAGCTGTTCTTTACATCAAAGCCACAAACTGTTTCTTGTGACATGAACTGTTCTTTATGACACAAAAACCTTCTACTGTCTTGTGTTTATTTACAGTGTCATATTAAAACATATGTAGTAATGACTGAGAAGCACTTGTCctcacattttctttctatttcctATTTTCGGTCAaatgatgccttaagttttagctttcacatttttcagattctgtactgcatcaGTATATAACTTTGCatttcatataaagtgttagcaaaTTCTCTTCACAGCTTAGTTAAACAAAACAACCCTTTTCCAGCCAAGAACCAAGGACATtgttgcagcttcaggcccaaaaagtgtaAACAAGAGTGAATTGAAGAGAGCAATCTGGGACGATGGGACTTCATAAAACTGCTGTTAAGTCAGTGCAAGTCTTCCAATTCATTTTTTGTGGAGGGGTCCTATCCCAGGACATCTAGTCCTGTATTTTTTCAGACTGCTACTTTCAACACCACAAGAAACAGTCCTTTCTTTGACTTGTGATTTAGGACATAGGTCCAGTATTGTTCTATAAACTTAGGAGAGTTTCTGTACATGAACACCAATAttataaactgcattttaatcCTAAACATTTTACCAAGGATCACAGACAAAACATCTTTGCAAAAGTCATCTATTGCTCGCATTTTTTAAAGTCCACACATTACATGCTTCTGTTTTGCTCACTGAAATTCAATGAAACGTGgagcttttaaattaaaaagtaagTACAGGAATCAGCATAAAACAGAACCCAATAACAAtccagaggagagagaagaaattttaaCAATACTGCCTTCTTGAgtataaatgtttaaattagCAGGAGTCATTTTCTCACACATTTGTGGCTTCTCTGGAACAACATATGGgtatgaaaaaaaccaaaaaatttcccaagttaaacaaaagtgaaataaaaatttatacTGCTGAAAGTCAGCTGATTTTCtcaagaataaaattatttgctatTCAGTTTATGATGTGTCTTTAGCCCAAATTACACTGACATAAAGCACAACAGGACATTTCCATGTGAATTGGCAAATCCCTGAGGGCTTTTCtaatgaaaaggcaaaaagctaGTGACATTCAAACATTCAGAGCTGAACTGAAATACTGTTGTAGTTCTCagagaagaagggaaaggagatgTTAGGAAGGATGAAGCAGTTTTCTGTGAGGCAGTGCTCCCAGGGGGGCTACTGAATGGTGCTTTGTTTTCAGCAAGGCGGTTTTACCTTATGTGCTCTGTTTCTCACCGatcaaatatataaatgtacATAAACCACTTATATCACAGCATGTGAAAGTGTATGTATATTGCCAACATGAAAAGCTGTACATATCTTACCATTTTCTTGTCTGAGGAAAATCCCACTGCCACCCAGCCATCTGTGTCAGCACTCAACTCAAATTCAACATCAGCTCCAATTCTGCGGTAACTTAGAAAGTAGTCACAAGTCTCTGCATTGCATCCAGGCTTACCATACCTAAATGGAATTGGAAATATACATActattttccttgaaatttcctgcTATGGAACTTAATTTAaggttttgaaagaaaaaactaaaagaatgtattttggTGTAATGGCAGTAAAGCATTTATTCTGCTGGACATAAAGTAGCATTAATTTTTTGCCAGTATTACTCTTTTAGTGTATAGCATTCAAACACTACAGCAAACAATAACACAAAATTTTACTCTGTTGACCTTCCTTGCTCTGTTTTTTTTAGTGCTTCatgaaaatacaagaaagaCCTGTAGGTCCATAACTATGACATGTATTCTTATATAAACTAATGTCCTCAAATAATATATGTCCTCAAATAAGACCATACCATAGCACTATGGTCTTAAATaacaaacatttattaaaattactATGAAACACCAATCAGAGTCTCCAATATCATCAGTCAGCATCTGTAAACATAAAGGTATCTAGACTCTTATCTCAGACTGACCTGAAGCATCCCTTGGTTTTTCCACAGTCATCCACTCTGATTTTTGCGAATGGGTCCACAGGAGGAGCAGTAGGGAAAGGGTAACCTGTATAATCAGAATAAACCATTACTAAATAAAACACAAGGACTAAAAATCAATAATATTAAAGAGAAAGTCTTCCAGTAGCATTTACTTTGCTGATAACTGAAGTATTCAGATGAGTGACTACTTTGTCATGTACAAAACCCACTGCTCAGATGGTCCTGGATCCAAGTAACAAAGTAACATAaataactgaaaacaaaacttttctaAGGTTTCCTACATTCAtcaaggagagagaagaatgCTGGAGAGAAAAAGTTAAATGTAAGGCAACAGGATCATGGACTATTGCAGTGCACTCTCTCCTTGTGCACTCATAGTTCCCTCAGGAAATCCGTAAGGGAACTGAGTCCTTAGCCATAAATGACAGCATTAGGTATAAATGCAGGCAGGgcaccagctgcagagctgtagGAATTGATACTGAAAAGACTTTGTAATACATCCTTCTttatgaagtaaaataaaacacacattgCAGTAAAAGGTAAGAGAGTATCAGGGCAGGGAATTGCCTGAAGTTATGGCCTTCAATCACTTGTGATGGCAGACCCAGAAGAGCCAGACAGTGAGAGTTATGATTCCAAGTGATCCCTTCTTCTGGATTAtagtaccaaaaaaaaagtgagaaagtTTACTAACAGACCTATTCAGCCTTGGCTTGTGGGAGCTGGTGTCTGTTGCATAAGCACAGATATTTTAATAGGATGTTCTTTTACTTATCCATTTAAAAACCAAAGTGCTATCTGTGGAACTAGAAAGTCCTCTGAAAACGCTTCATTGAGTAGGAAAAGTGCTTCATTGAGTGGGAAAT of Molothrus ater isolate BHLD 08-10-18 breed brown headed cowbird chromosome 1, BPBGC_Mater_1.1, whole genome shotgun sequence contains these proteins:
- the FRRS1L gene encoding DOMON domain-containing protein FRRS1L, producing MAERSRGARRRLLLLLLLLLAGSAASPAEESGGRREAGGGEHGEEAARHHDSSYGTFASEFYDLRYLSEEGYPFPTAPPVDPFAKIRVDDCGKTKGCFRYGKPGCNAETCDYFLSYRRIGADVEFELSADTDGWVAVGFSSDKKMGGDDVMACVHDDNGRVRIQHFYNVGQWAKEIQRNPARDEEGVFENNRVTCRFKRPVYVPREETIVDLHLSWYYLFAWGPAIQGSITRHDIDSPPVSERVVSIYKYEDIFMPSAAYQTFSSPFCLLLIVALTFYLLMGTP